tttcccctcaatCTTTCATTACTGCATTTTTGGggtatttaaatgtttttctgtagtctactattttcattttctgtaaatttttagttattttcttcaTGGTTACTTTTGTGATTACAATTAACATTTTGAACTTGTAACAACTTAGTTTGAATAATACCAACTTTATTGAAAATAGTATGTACTGTGCTTCCAAAACAACTATGTCCTCCTCATTTTATCCTGTTATTGTCAGATTTCATCTCTATAAATTGTTTGCCTATCAGCACAGGTTTATAATTAGTGTTTTATGCACATGACTTTAAAATCAAATAgggaagttgttgtttagtcgctaaatcatgtctgtctcttttggAAAcctatggcctgcagcccaccaggctcctctgtccctggaatttcccatgcaagaatactggagtgggttgccatttccttctccaggggatcttctccgaatctcctccattggcaggtggattctttgccactgagccaccagggaagcccataaaagaaaagagaggagttATAAACGTTTAGTACGATGACATTGACCTTTACATTTACCTAGGTTTTCATCTTTATTGGTATTGTTTACTTCCTCATATGACTTCTAGTGTCCTCTTTTCTTCGGTTTGAAGAAGTCCTTCTAGCATTTCTTATACAGCAGGTCTACTAGTGACCAATCCCCTTCTCTCCATGCTTTCAAGATTCTTCTTTGGCTTGCTACACTTTGAttataatgttttctgtgggtcTCTTTGAATTAATCTTACATGGAGttttttgtttctagaatttgtAGATTTGTccaattttctttatcatttgtgctctctttctctcccttttttcctgaAGAACTTAAGACTAAGTTGCAAACACCTACATATTTCAGTGTGTGTTTCCTAAGAATAATCTCTgagaaaaaccaaagcaaaattatcaaaatcaagaaaattaacattgataAAATCCTCTAATTTAATCTATAATCCTTATTCAATTTTCATCAATTGTGCCAAAAATGTCTCTTACAGTTATTGTTTCCCTGGTCCCAAGTCTAACCCAGGATCACTTAattgtcatgtctctttagtaGTCTTTAATCTGGAATGGTTCTTCCATTTAAATTTGTCTTCCATAATCTTGACATTTTTGTAAAGTAtacgtgaagtgaaagtcgctcagttgtagccaactctctgcgaccccatggactatacagtccatggaattctccaggccagaatactagcatgggtagcctctcccttctccaggggatcttcccaacccagggattgaacccaggtctcccacattgcaggaggattattttaccagctgagcataagggaagcccaaaagtataCGATGGTCATTCTAAAACATGTCCTTCACTTTgggtttctctgatttttttttctcatgattagattcatGCTGTTCATTTTGCGGGGGGCGGTGCAGAAGAATCACATAATGTTGTGTTCTTCCGCAGACACTAAGATAGGTGATGTACATGATGTCTGTTTGTCCCATTTCAGCTAACGACATTGATTAATGATGAAAGTGGAGTCCTTCAGGTGTTTCCACTGTGAAGTcactatttttactttataattatttAGTAATTTATAGGAAAATACTTTGAGACTATGTAAAGATcctgtttttcttaaaaacttattttagagTCCACTGATGATTGATGATGATTCAGTTCTAATTATGATGTTTACAAAATGGAGTTTTTTTAATGGGGGTTTTCTAATGCCATCATTCTTTCTATATTAGCTGACATTTTATGCTAATTAAGAACTTTCCTTTCTATCTCTTTTATGCCATTACTTATTCATTTGTGTCAATATGAATTCAtggattcttattttattcaatggGTTATAACCCATgggtataattatttattttaaaaatgtatttatttggctgcaccgggtcttagctgtgacGTGCAAGACCTTCTGTCTTCATCacggcacgtgggttctttaattgcagcatgcaaactctcaattgtggcctgtgggatctaataATAaatagttccctgagcagggctcgaacctgggccccctctacttggagtgtggagtcttaaccactcgaccaccagggaaatccctataaTGATTTAGTTAGGTGTTCAAACTGTtccatttcaaattttaataatgtGTGTCTAAGACAAGAATTTTGACTTAACACTGAGCCATTATTTTCTACAATAattatatagttccctgtgctacacagtaggacctgttgtttatccattctaaatttAGTCGTTTGCATCTACAAAGCCTAAATTCCCAGtccacctctctccctccccgACTCCTACCcccagcaaccacaagtctgatctgtgtctgtgagtctgcttctgtcctgtaaataggttcatttgtaccatactttagattccacgtataagcgAGACACTGCAGGCGGGGAGACGTTTCCTTTCTGGTTCTGGTGTGCTTGCTCACAGCTCATATAGCTTCTCCAGCACCCAGCTCCTGCCATACAAGGTGGTCTGCAGTCACCAAGAGCTTTCCCCAGCACCTCCAGGGGTGGTTTTGTAGTAGAGAGCCTCTGGCAAGACACCTCCTAAGGAACAGATTCTTCCAGCACCTCAGAGGGTAGATTTCCAGCAAGTTTCACCAGCACGGCACCCCCATGACTTCTCTGTCATTCAATGAACCTGGCCATGCCTTGTCCAAAAAGGTCTGGATATCAGCTCTTGGGGGAGGGGGTATTCATCCTTAGACCCTCTATCTAAGTCTTAGTGGCTGCTTCTTGGCTATTCCTATATTCTTTATAGTTATCCCTACTCTTTATTAGCCAATCCTTCATTCCTCCAATCATAATTAGTAACTATTTATATTCAAGATATAAATTATTCAAATtactgtgtactttttttttctcctgactgATACAAATGACTCCAAATTCAATTCAGGGACGGAGACCTTATAGATTGATATGTCAGATGTAAGGTCCAAGAAGtctttgttattttccattttgaatgGGTGGGACGTGAAGGCACATGGATGGCAAAGAGGTGAGCAGGAGTTCAGCTTCCTCCCCTGGCATGCCCATCAGCCATTGTAAGAGAATATTGTCCCTTTTCGTGTCCACTCTGGGAAGCTCTGGGTTTTGGCTGGCCTCTGCTGcacaagtggctcagtggtaaagaacccacctgccaatgcaagagagacatgagttcaatccctgggtcaggaagatcccctggagaaggtcatggcaacccactccagtattcttgcctggagagtcccatgcacagaggagcctggcgggctacaactgAGCAAAGCAACTAAGCACTGCTGCACGTTGGTACCTGCCTGCagtttgcagtggcttctctcagcTGCAACCAGAGCCGGATTCCTCTGCTGGCCTCTTGGGGTCTTGTACATGTAACAGAGCCTCTTCTGAAGCCAAAGTGTTTGAAAAACCGGACCCACCCTCATTGTGCGAACCAAGTTGCCAGTTTCACCTTAACCGCTCCAGACTGCTGCAGACACTCCCTGTAGGGGTTCTTTCACAAGGTGCCTCTGGACCTTGAATCTGTTtattatagtgcaactctcataCCTGGAAGGATCGCCGGCCTCAACCAACTCCAGCATCATGAAGATGTAGGGACTAGGGCCAGAGGCTACTCATGCTGGTGCCTCCTTGTGACCCCCACCGAGGCACTGGAGTGTGTCTTGGGGGTGCAGGCCCAGGACAGGAGAAAAGAGGTACAGGGCTTTCAGCAATGGGCATTCTGGGTCCTCAGTGAAGGATCAGGTGAACCCGCTTCCTAAAAAGATAGAATGGTCAAGGGAGGAAGTTGAGGGTCGTGAACAAATGGTCAGTACTGCATAAAAACCCCAGAAATCCAGGGGCACAGGTGGGTATGCCTACCGGGACAGAGACCAGGTGAGGGTAACTGCAGAGGGACCTCCAGGGGGGCCCATCCCCCTTTAACTTCAAGTCTGGGTGGAAGTTCAGCTGCATGTCTCAGGGAAGGGTCTGCTTGATTTAGCACGGCAACACCAAACATACCACGTTTTAAGCAGAAAACAACACATTTGCTGGCAGCCTGGAAGGCGAAGAAGGGATGAGAATACATCTCTAAATAAGAAAGGCACGACACCCAGGTTCTAGTTCTTGACTTTAATGCTAGGTGAGGGTACCGAGGCTCTGTGGATCAAAGTGCTCACAGACAGGAAAATGAAGGAACACAGGTAGCATTATACGGTATACACAAACCCAACACTACAGAAGGAAGAAGATGGACCTATGACCTCCCACACCCAGAGGCAGCTGCCTGCTCCTCTCAGTCTCCGTTCCCATCTCCCCGACCCCTCAGCCAGCCCACCCTTCCCCCAgttaacatatatgtatacacgtatGATTCTTCCAAAATTCCAAAAAGTGCctctcccacccctgctcccacAACTCTGGCTTCTGATGAATAAACCCTCCCTTGTAATAAGCATCATGAGGCAGGCACCACCTTCTTGAAAGAACCACGGCAAAATGGTACCTGAGAGAGCTTAATCACTTACAGTACAATCAATTATGGACAGAAGGTATGCAGAAGGAAGATATCTGAAATCCCAACTGGGATCAAAATGCTGGGTGTGAGTAGTTTCTGTTCTGTTGTTGTTATCTGTCTTAACCATTAGAGGATCCAGCTGAGACCAAGATGACACCCTGAGGCTCACCCAACGCTGTGGCTTGCGGTTGTCAATTTCCCAGTCCTCCAATGAGTGACCCAGAACAGGAAGATGACACCACCTGAGCAGCTGGAGGCACAAGACTCCAGACAGCTCCCAGAATGTCCCAAATCCCggggagaaagacagaaaattgCAGAGCACAGTTGACTGCCTTCCGCATGATAAGCACTGGACAGCCTGGTGAGCTTACCAGAAGTTGAATAAGGATGGTGACGATCCCTTTATTTCTTCGATTTAGAGCATTACCCAAAGAATTCCCCCCACTTGGGATGGTGGGATGGGTCTCGCTGTGTTGTTGTGTCTCTCTCGTTGTGTTTCAGTCTTTGCAAACTGAGTTGCCATTAAGTTTTTCATTCTTACTAAATTGCAGCCAGCATTGCACCATGCAGTCCTATCTCCTAAAACCTGCACCGTCCCAACCACTGAGCAGAGCTCCTGGGAGAAAAGGTGCCCAAAGTCAAACATAAGGGAAGCTTCTAAGGCAAGTCCTTTGATTTGACCAACTGACGTTACACAcaagaattccatgaacatggACTTCCTTTCATTCTGGGAAGCAGTTGTCCTGTGGAacccttcttcctgacccagccctTCGTATGCTCTGGGTCTGGCCACTGACAGCTGAAAAGGGAACCCAACTGGGAGAGGTCACTTCCTCAGAGATGACCTTCATTTGAAGGCCACTGCCACAAACCCCCACGTCCAAGAGCACTTTGCAGCCTGGCCTTGGCTCATAAGAGGATGGCCCAGCGTGGTCATCAAATTCTCTTACTCCATGTGGAAAGAGCTCTAAGCTGGCTGCTGGTGTCTCTGCCCAGCCTGGTCTACCGGCCTGCAGCCTTGTCTCCCCACAGAGGCACGGAGCACACCACCACAAGGAAAACTCGGGGAGCAGAGAAACAGGGGTGTTTCCAGCAAGAGGCACAGGGCCAGTGTTCTTACTCAGCGCCCTTGGAGCCCCTGGCAAGTCTTAAGGGCCCAATTTTGAGCAAACCTGCATTTGCGTGAACCAGTCGCTCCCTGTCTTTAGTGTGTGGACTCTAAATAACTGAGTGCTGTGATGCTCTGcactgaggagggagagagaaggggccGAGGTGCAATTACTGAAAGCTCTGGGCTTCACTGTCTGCTCTCTCCTCACACCAGCTCCCTCCTCAAGAGTCTGCCTCCCTGTCTGTCTGAAAACAAATTTTTACAGTTCAAGCTACTGGCCAGTCTGGGCAACTTAAATCAGAGACTTTCCTGTGAGAACAAGGTAAGGGCCATGCTATTGGGGTCCAAACAGGGATGTCAGCTCCAGAAAAGTGACAATCCATTTGTAGATGAGAACAAGAACAGGATGCGTTATCTCGGAACCTGAAGCACTGACTGGACCATCCCCTCAGATGTTGGCCTGGACGCCTGCTCCACGCACACAAGAATACAATGTATGAGTGGGAGCCCATGCCCTGGAATCTTCTCACACAGGGGCCAAGGGGTCACTTCCCCATGAGGGAATTCAGCCAAGGTCTGGCCTGCTTCTCCTCAGCTCCCGCCCCCTCCTCACCAGTCTCCTCCTGGAAGAATGAGACCGATGAGGctcataggaaaaaaatcttataagaGCACTCGGGAGCAGTTAAGTTCAATCGTGACTGCAGGGAGCACCCCTACACGTGGTGTGGGAATGCCCTGCTCCAAAGACTGGGGCCGCAGAGTATTTCCTGGGGCCACAGACCCACCCCCGACTGGTGGCCCAGGCTGCACTTGTAGCAAGAAGGAAACACAGTGGAGCAGAAGCTGCTGGATCTTTTTCTCTCCAAACTGGCTTCCTGCTTGTCATCCCTCAGCTCCAGGGACAGCTGCGCCTCTCCCCCAGccctttcttcccttccccaaGACAGACAATCTCCTGGAAGGAGAACACTGATGGGAAAAAGCAACAGGGGTTCCCCGTACAGGGAGGTTCACCGTAAACTGGATCCTAACACATGGAATAGCGGCCAAGCAGGGATTCTGAGCCTCTAGAAAGGATGTTACATCTCAAAGAAGATCTAGGCATCCTGCCTGCTTGACTGACTTCAGAAGGAGTCCCTGAAATGTACACTCCAGCCCTGGGAGGCAATCACCCTTCAAGCAAggcaggttggtggaaaggaggagaagcccaggccctgaggcagggctgtAAACATTGTGCTTTTCTAAGGCCAATCTGGTGCATGGCTTTGGCAACTAGGGTAACATCTCCAAAAGGTGGTGAAGAGTATGTCTTGGAGGAAAAGACTCTTTCCACATCCTAAAATGAAGCGTGGGGCTGTCGCTGGGGGAAGAAGGAAACAAGATGCTCCCTCTTCAGCCAGGGGCTGTTGGGGGGCCCGCGGGCAAAGTCCCCCCACTGTGTTCTAGGTTCATACTGAGACAGTGCGCACAAGAGTGGAAGAGTGGTTACGCCTACATCAGCTTGGCAACGTGGCTCTAAAAGGGCACAAACTCTCTTGCAAGGTCAAGAAAATGACAAAACCTCTCTGGACTTGCCGGTCAAGCCCTCGCTAACTGGACCCCATCAGCCTCGGGCAGAGACCGCCCGAGGTCCCCCGGGGGCCACCAGCCTCGAGTCTGGCCCCGAGGTATAGCCGGGGAGACCAGGGCTGCCCCTCCGTCCCCCTGAAGCCGAGCCTCAGGACCCGTCCTCACATCAGGAGGTGCTGGGGCAGCCAGGAGCCCCTCCGGGGACCTCACTCCCAGAGCCAGCAAGGGGACCGGCTACCCTCCCTGACGGGACTCTGCTCCCGCCAGTGCTACTCACCACCACGTGATCTTGAACTCATAGATGGGGCGCTTGCAGTAGTAGTGGTTGATGAGGTGCTTGTCACACACCCCGATACACTGGTGGTCCACGGTGAGGCCCTGGGCCGACAGGTCCGTGACCAGGCAGTGCAGCAGGTCGTAAACATCAGCCACGGCCTCCCAGGGCCCGAAAGACACGTCCACTTCGCAGTGGTGCTCAAAGAGCTGCCCGTCACTCTCGCTCCGCTCGAAGCGCAGCGAGTTGAGCAGCGGGCACTCGTAGGGGGTGATGGGCATCTCCTCCTTGAAGACACAGACCTTGAGCTTGGCAAAGCGGGCCTTCCGCTGGACAGCACGCAACCGGGCAATCTCCACGATCCGCTCCAAGTGGTCTACGGCAGGTGAACACAGAGCCCATCACTGGACGAGGCTGGGAGGTAGGGTAGGGAGCAGAGAGAGACCACCCCAGTGATGTCTGGAGGGAGAGACAGACCCCCAGGGAGGGCACTCTGTGGGCCCATGAGGGGCACAAACTTCACCAGGGATGGTGGGTGGTTCTGCAGGGCCAAAGGAAACCAATGGGACAGGATGAGGGTCTCTTTCTGAAATACAATTTGATGACGCTGCAGGCAAGGTGGGCCCTATTTCACCTGAGTCTCCCCCTGTGACTGAGAGGATGGCAGGAAGGGAAGCGGGACTCACTCCCATCCCAAGTATGACAGGTGTGTAGGAAGCCGTGATCCCCCCTCTCCTGGTGGAGACCCCGACACTGACCGATGCCTCGCAACCCTCCCTCCTCGCATCTCAACTGCCCCGGGTCGTGGCCCCCTCACCTTTGTAGTAGGGCATGAGCCCCAGGAATGCCTGGCGCACCTTTTCCC
This genomic interval from Bos mutus isolate GX-2022 chromosome 25, NWIPB_WYAK_1.1, whole genome shotgun sequence contains the following:
- the RABGEF1 gene encoding rab5 GDP/GTP exchange factor isoform X5 produces the protein MVVVTGREPDSRRPDGAMSSSDAEDDFLEPATPTATQAGHSLPLLPQEFPEVVPLNIGGAHFTTRLSTLRRYEDTMLAAMFSGRHYIPTDAEGRYFIDRDGAHFGDVLNFLRSGDLPPRERVRAVYKEAQYYAIGPLLEQLENMQPLKGEKVRQAFLGLMPYYKDHLERIVEIARLRAVQRKARFAKLKVCVFKEEMPITPYECPLLNSLRFERSESDGQLFEHHCEVDVSFGPWEAVADVYDLLHCLVTDLSAQGLTVDHQCIGVCDKHLINHYYCKRPIYEFKITWWKRVHLILH